The stretch of DNA GCTATCAGAAGAAGACAAGAATACTGTTTTCCGCGCCCGGAAGATTCAGAAGTATCTCTCGCAACCGTTTAGTGTTGCGGAGGTCTTTACCGGATTTTCAGGAAAGTATGTTTCGGTGGCAGATACCATTCGTGGGTTCAAGATGATTTTGGATGGCGAGCTCGATCACCTGTCGGAGAACGATTTCGCTTACAAGGGTTCTATCGACGAAGCGATTGCAGCCGGCGAAGCATCCGAATAGGGTCGGAGCGATTTTAACAGATGAAACTGACCATCATTACACCGGAAAAGACAGCCTACTCGGGAGAAGCCGATTATGTGGTTCTGAACACGGAAGACGGTGAGGTCGGGATTCTGCCGGGGCACTTGCCGCTGGTCACGCTTTTGGTGCCAGGAGACATTCAGGTGGAAAAAGGGAGCGAGAAAGAGGCTCTGGCGGTCGACAAGGGATTCGCAGAAGTGAGCAACGATGAAATTCGCGTTCTCACGGAGGCGGCAATCAACGTTGACGAGATCGATCTAGATGCCGTTGAGAAAGCAGAAGAACGAGCCCGCCGCTTCATTGCCGAAGCCGAAGGAAAACCAGATCTGGATCCGATGGAGTTAGAAGAGGCGAGGGGAAGCCTTCGCTTTGCGATTGCTCAGCGTTTGACCAAGGGCAAGCGCCTGATCTGAGGTTAGGTAGTGCCCAAACAGCCGGATTGATTTCAAATTTGAAATCCGAACCGCTTCACCTCCGCTTTCGCTCGTCCGTAAACAACTCCATTTGGGGTGCGCGGATCATGTCGT from Verrucomicrobiota bacterium encodes:
- the atpC gene encoding ATP synthase F1 subunit epsilon yields the protein MKLTIITPEKTAYSGEADYVVLNTEDGEVGILPGHLPLVTLLVPGDIQVEKGSEKEALAVDKGFAEVSNDEIRVLTEAAINVDEIDLDAVEKAEERARRFIAEAEGKPDLDPMELEEARGSLRFAIAQRLTKGKRLI